One segment of Aquimarina sp. BL5 DNA contains the following:
- a CDS encoding ABC transporter ATP-binding protein: protein MLKAINLTKTYGKHQALSQLNLSVDKGEIFCLLGQNGAGKTTTINLFLGLIEPSSGEASVNGITVRSNNNKTTKMIAYIPEVVQLYGNLSGVENLNFFSRLAGFKYNSSELSNFLSKAGLQETAHQNKLSSYSKGMRQKVGIAIALSKNADYIFMDEPISGLDPKATLEFTKICKELSNEGKAIFMATHDIFNAVNVGTKIGIMKEGQLVHTSSTDAINATQLQDLYLKTI, encoded by the coding sequence ATGCTAAAAGCAATCAATCTTACCAAAACATACGGTAAGCACCAAGCACTTAGTCAATTGAATTTATCAGTTGACAAAGGGGAAATCTTTTGTTTACTAGGTCAGAATGGTGCTGGTAAAACAACAACAATCAATCTGTTTTTAGGACTAATAGAACCTTCTAGTGGTGAAGCTTCGGTAAATGGAATTACTGTTAGATCAAACAATAATAAGACCACTAAAATGATAGCATATATCCCTGAAGTTGTTCAGCTATATGGTAATCTTTCAGGTGTTGAAAACCTTAATTTCTTTAGCAGGTTAGCTGGGTTTAAATATAATAGCTCAGAGTTATCTAACTTTTTATCAAAAGCAGGTCTTCAAGAAACTGCCCATCAAAACAAACTATCTTCTTATTCCAAAGGAATGCGGCAAAAAGTTGGTATAGCCATCGCACTTTCTAAAAATGCGGATTACATTTTTATGGATGAGCCTATTTCTGGCCTCGACCCCAAAGCAACATTAGAGTTTACTAAAATATGCAAAGAACTTAGCAATGAAGGGAAAGCTATTTTCATGGCTACTCACGATATCTTTAATGCAGTAAACGTAGGTACTAAAATAGGTATCATGAAAGAAGGTCAATTAGTTCACACCTCAAGCACAGATGCTATCAATGCAACCCAATTGCAAGATTTATACTTAAAAACTATCTAA